CGCTGGTAGCTAATTGTCGAGTGGTGCCTCAACCTTGACGGGGGCACCACTCGCGCTTTGTTCGCGCTAGGCATGTGACGGTGGCCCTATGGCTGTTTTCACTCGTGCACGCGTACATCTCATAGCTTTTCTGGCATTGGCATTGGTCGCTGGCTTGTTGACCTCGCCAGTTGATGCAGAATCTTCTACACCGCGGCTGAGTATCAATCGAGTGTCGGGGTCGAACCGGGTTGAAACCGCGGTGTCGGTGTCGAACACGTTCTTTCCAGCCGCCTCGACGGTGATTTTGGCGACGGCGGATAACTATGCCGATGCCTTAGCGGCAGGTCCGTTGGCTCGTAAGCTCAATGCCCCAATTTTGTTAAGTCCAGCCAACGCTTTACCAACCAGCGTGTCAAGTGAAATTGAGCGGCTGGGGGCATCCAAAGTGGTCATAATCGGGGGGACTAAGGCACTTTCAGCCGAGCTAGAAACAGCACTCTCCACCCGGTCTCTTCATGTCACGCGGCTCTCTGGTGACGACCGTTTCGCCACGGCTGGAGCAGTAGCAAATGAGGTTATCGACCGAGGTGGCGACGTAACCGTTTCGCTGGGTTGGGGCCCCCAAGGATTCGCGGATGCACTTTCCGCCGCCACCTTAGGCATGAAGGGCGACACCTTGGCCACATTGCTAACCCAAAGCAATGGATTACCAGCCGCTACGGTTGCTTCGCTTGTAAACCTTCAACCCACCAACGCTGTGGTCATGGGTGGTGCAGAAGCGGTTAACGCCAGCGTTTACAGCCAAATTGCCGCCCGTTCAAACGCCACGGCACGAGTACAGGGCGCAACTCGTTACGCTACCGCTGTTGCGGCGGCACGAATCATGGAGAACGGCTCAAGTGCACCATCCACATTGATTGTGGCCCGAGGCGATAGTTATCCCGACAGCGTGGTAGCTGGAGCGTTGACCCAACGGCTAGGTGCACCTCTCTTGCTCGTTCCTTCCAAGGTCGCCGATGGTGGCGGCTCAGCGGCAAACCGCCTTGCAGCACAAGTCCCCGAGCTGGTGCAGTACTTGAAAGACCATTGTGAAACCACCGATCAAGTTGTGATTTTGGGCGGCGAGTCGGCGATTAACCCCTCGGTCGAAGCGGCAATTAAAGCTCTCCTGAGCTGTGACGAGGAAGCCGACGATCCAGATGGCACGCCCCCAGGTGGTGGTGACAACGGCGGCGGTGGTTCTACTCCTCCAACCACAACAACATCGACCACATCGACCACTGTCCCCACAACAACATCGACCACTGTCCCCACAACCGATCCTGGAGATGGCGACGGAGACGGTACCGGGGATGGTGACGGTGGCAACTCAGACTACGAACCTCCTACCGGGTTCAGTGGTTTAGGTGTCCCAGTCCCTGGTCAGGTTACCCACCCGGCAGATATTGCGACCTCATGGACAACCGGTGAGAACCGGGGTCAAAACAGTGTTGAAAATGATGCTTTAGATGAACGACGTGTGGCGCTTGTCAGCGGCAAAGTATTCGGACGCCAAGCCTTTTCCAACGAGACCACCGAACTAGGTGGCGTTACAGTCACGGTGGCAGGGGAAGCCGATCTGGGTTACACCACCACTACCGATGAGGGTGAATACCTAATTGCCCTAAATGGTGGCTCTGAGGTGGTGCTCGAGTTCCGTCTTGATGAAGAGGGATATTTACCCGTACAACGACGATTCCATCTGGGTTGGGGCGCTTGGCTCGCACTTGATGACGTAGTTTTAACTCAGCGCGACCCTAAGAGCACACTCGTTGATTCCACCCAGGGTGGTTATCACAAAGCCAGTCCGGTTGTCGAGAACGACCGTACACGTACTGGTCGTGTCTATATCCACCCCGGCACGGTCGCCACCATGGTTGGCGGTACCCAAAATGGACAGACTCTTTCCAAGATGACCCTTTCGATCACCGAATACACGGTGGGAGAAGCGGGCCCAGCTGCCATGCCGGGCGATCTACCCCCATCAATCGAATACACCTACGCCTCCGAAGTATCAGTAGCAGAAGCCGATGCTGCTGGGGCACACAGAGTTGATCTGTCTATTCCAGCATCGCTTTACCTAGACAACTTTTTGCAGTTTCCGGTTGGTACTCGTGCTCCGTTTGCTATCTACGAACGCGATGTTGCCGTTTGGGTTCCAACCCTTGACGGCTCAGTTATGAAGGTTCTTTCACAGAACGGAACCTCAATTGAAATAGATCTTGGCGAAAACCGTGCAGCAACTGAAGAAGAACTTATCAAGGCCGGTTTTCCGAGTGATGAAACGCTAAGAAGCGCCGAGCTAGCAGCAGTTGCAGAACTGTTTAGTGTGGGCAATGAGTTTTGGCGGGTTCAGATGCCCCACTTCTCACCCGGCGACATCAACTACCCCGTCACACCCACCGAAGGTGCTGTGGGGCCACCCACAGTGGAAGCCGAGGAACAACCCTTCCACGGCCCAATTAACGACGAGACCCCACAAGAGGGGTACGGAACTGTACGGGTCGAATCGGGCGCGTTGGTAGAAAACCTACCAATCCCTGGCACCCCGGTCTCACTTGTTCACACTAGCGATCGCCTACCAGGTCGTTTTGCTGAAATTACTATCCCGATCTGGGGAGACAGCAACCCAGCTGATATGGGCGAAGAGCTAATAGAAGCCTGGGCCGAGGTGTCTATCGCGGGGCGAACACTAACTAGCGAGCGCTTTAGCGCTACCGAGTTACAGCCAAACATGACCGCCACCGTAGTTTGGGACGGTCGAGATCGATATGGGCGGTTGTTGGTGGGAAGCCAAACAGCACACGTATCTGTTGTCTATGCGTATCAGGGTTACTACAAGATTCCGAGCGCTACCGCCGCTAGATCCTTCGGTGTGCCACCCACCGGGCAACCAACAACCCTAGTTCCTAGCCGGTTACCGACGTATCTGAGATCAAGCGCCCTTGTACCAGTGACCAGCGCCAGTTGGGATGCTACCGGCCTTGGCCTCGGTGGTTGGGGAGTTTCTCTTAACCACGCTTATGACCCGCGTACAGGATTGTTGCACTACGGCGACGGAACCTCGTTCCGTGCTGATTTGGCGGGTGGGGAATACCAACTAGTAGGTGGGGCCAATCCACGTGACGAGGAATGTCAACCGTGGATCGAATACCACGAAGATACGAACCACTGCGGCGACGGTGGGCTGGCCGTAGATGCCATCTTTGAGAACATCATCGCTATCGATGTTGGGCCCGACGGGTCTATCTACATTGCCGACCAGTCAGGTTTCCGTATCCGCCGTATCGACCCTAACGACGGCAAGGTTTACCCATTTGCGGGTAAAGGAGGAGGCACTTTTGATGAAGTCCCAGCGGAAGAATGCGACACACCCGACAACACAACCGGGCCATGCGACGCCCTAAACGCCATCTTTGAAGCATCAGATCTAGCCGTTGGTCGTGACGGCAGTGTCTACATTGCCGACCTGTTCACCAACCGAGTTCGTAAAGTCACCTCCGATGGCCTAATCGCCAACTACGTCGGTACTGGTGAAGCCTGTAATTACGATGAAGACGAAACTTGTGGGGATGGCGGGCCAGCCAATCAAGCACGCTTGGGTGCCCGAGACGCGGTCGATCAGAACCTAAGCTGCCCACCTCTTCGAATTGCGTTGGCACCTGATGACAGCCTGTTTGTGACTCATGGAAACGAATTCAGAATTCGACGGGTTGGTTCCGATGGTTATATCGAAACTGCCTTATATGCCGACAACCTTGAAGGCTTCTATAAGTTAGCCGACGACCTTCAGCCCTGTGTTCACGACTCAGTTATCGGGTCGTCTGCCAGCTTCAATGAGGGTCAACTGGTACGAGGGCCGTATCAGCCGGGAATGAGTAAATTGAGCTCCACCCAGACTTCGACGGGTCCGTCCGTAAGGCCAGCTGACATCGATCTTCTGGTGAGAGACGACGGAACATTGGTCTTTTCTTATGGCAGTCCAACCAACATGAACGACACCTGCGACTCACAAGGTGGTGTGTGGGCGCTGGCCCCAGGCGGCGCTATCAGCTGGCTAGCTGGCTCTGACAAGCAATCTCTGTGCACCGAGGTGAGCTTTGATGACGGTCTGGCGAGCACCGAAGTTCCGATAGCTCCCTATCGTCTTACCAAATCACCAACCGGTGCCACCTTGGTAAGTGTTCGCGGCTACGCCGGTCAAAACCCTGGCGTTCGCCGTATCGGAAACGACGGTGTTATCTCAACCGTTGTACCTTGGTGGGACGATACCGCGGCTACGGCTGCTTTCCCGGAGGCGGGTTCTCGCGTGTTGGCGAGTGTGAACCACTCTGTTGCTCCACTCATTTCATCGCTGCCCGATGGAACGACCCTCGTAGCTTATAGTTCAACCAACAACTTCAACAACAACAACCCAACCCGCATTCTGGCGATCGCACCACCACTGCCGGGATTTGGTTCCGATGAGCTGGTGGTACCGGATCGCGGGGGCAAACATCTCCACGTCTTTAATTCACGTGGGCTGCATCTGCGCACCGAGTCAGCGATTAGCGGGCGAACTCTCTATAGCTTCAACTACGATCCTATGAATAATGCTCTCGTGAGTTTCACCGACTTCGCGGGCCGCTTAGACGGCAGCCAGCCGGGAGATGGCTTGGTAACCACGATTGAGCGCGACGGGGAGGGCCTAGCAACTGCCATTGTCGGCCCCTACGGGCATCGTACCGAGCTGGTAGTTGATGACGCGGGTTGGTTAGCATCCGTTGAAGACCCAACTGCCGCCACGATTACTTTCGAAACTAACGAGGGTGGACAGCTAACCAAGGTTACTGGAGCTGTTCCAGACACAATCTACGAATTTGGATATGACGATCGGGGTTGGCTCACCTCGGCTACTCGGCCAGAAAGTGGCACGATCACCTATAGCCAAACCACAAACGGTAAGAAGAGCACCTACACCGCCACCCGAGCTAGCGACCCAACAACCACCCAGGTTGCAACGGTTGAAGCATTGCCAGGCGGAGGTATGAAGCGCACCTTTACTAACGAAGCCAACCTCACCGTTGTGAGTGAAACTCAATTCGACGGTTCGGTTAAAACAACCATGCCGAATGGAACCGTTGAAGTGAGAACCCCAGGTGTTGACCCTCGACCTGGGTTTGGCACGATCGCCGCGTTTGCGGCCGAATCTTCGCTAACAACGCCCGGTGAGGAAAATCCGGTGTTAACCACCGTGAGTCGTACCGCCGATTTCGACAACGACGAGTTGGTGAGCTTCTCCGAAACCACCGCTAGAAACGGTGAGGAAACCACCAGTACCTTTACTGTTGGTAACAAGACCCAGGTAGTAACACTGCCCAACGAGGCCACACTTACCACGGTTTATGACAACTTTGGTCGTGTTCTTTCAACAAGTGGCACCGATATGCCCACCACCAGCCTGGAATACGACACCCAGGGCCGCGTAACCACGGTTACGGAAACCGCCAACGGCGCTACAGAGCGAGTTTGGAAATACGAGTGGCATGACACCACCGGGCATCTGGTTTCAATCACCGATCCGCTGGGGGACAAAACAACTTTTGCTACCGATGCAATTGGCCGGATAACCGGCGTTCAAAATCCCGATGGCACAGAGACGGCTATTGCGTTTGATGATGCTGGTCGTATGGAGTCACTTACAACCCCGGGGAACGACGCACACAGCTTTGCATTCAACCTGGAAGACCAGCTTTCCCAATACCGGTTCCCTGAGATTGCAGACACAGGCGGAACCACCAATCGGTCGTTTACCAACGGGCTACTTACTGGGGTGCAACGTCCAGGCGAGGGTGCTACTTCCTTCACCCATGATGCTGCCCGCCGTTACAGCGGCCGCTCGGGCGACAGCGTTTTGGATAGCACTTTGACCTACGACAACCAAGGTCGGGTGGGCTCGGTTCATAGCGACGATGAGGTTACTACCACCTTTGATTACGACGGTTTCCGCCTCAATGACTCGGCCTTGACGATAGACAGCCAGAACTTTGGAAACGTTGCCTATGCCTTTGATTCTCACGGTCGCATTAACCAAGAAACCTTAGGAACAGACGAGATTAGCTTCTCTTACACCACCGGTTTGCTGGCCGAAGCTGGTGCTATGGAGTTCACCTACGACCTTGCAGGTCGAGTAAGCAAACGGACTTTGGGCGATCTAACCGTCGAGCACGTTTACGACGGTTTTGGCAACCTGAGCGAGACGGTAGCTAAACACAATGAGATGCCTGTGTTCAAGGAAGAACTTGAACGTGACCTTGCGGATAGGGTCACCAAGCGCACCGAAACACTGGGTAATGAGCCAGCAACAATATGGACGTACGAATACGACGATGGAGGCCGGCTGAGCCGGGTTAGCGAAGATGACACCAACCGTTACTTCGCCTACGACGAAAACGGCAACCTCATATGTACATCGCCCGAGCAAGACAGCAATGGTGAAGCCGATTGCACCGCAGGAGCTAGCACCAGCGCCTCTTACGACGCGCGAGATCGTATCCTCGAGCGAGGCGAGGTTACCTACACCTTCAACGATGCTGGCGACCTTGTAACCATGAGCCCGAGCTCTGGCAGTGAGACCCAGGTTGAATACGATGCTGCCGGGTTGCTGCGTGAGGTGCGGGTGGGTACGGAACCAGCCACCAGCTATCTACACGACGGGTTCGACCGTCGGGTGGGGCGTCAGGTTGGTGGAAACCTCGAAACGGTATGGCTGTACGACCAATTCGGCCGGATTGTTGCCGAATACAACAACGACGAAAGTTTGGTGTCACGCTTTGTTTATGGGGCGTCGGGCTCTACGGCTGACTATCTAGTACACAAAAATGAGAACCTGTTGATAGTTAGTGACTGGAGAGGCAGCCCTCGACTAGTTGTGGCACCAGATGGCACCATCAAACAACGCCTCAACTACGACGAGTGGGGTGCGATTACCAATGCCGATGTTGGCAACGACATTGCTTCGGGTTTCGCCGCTATCCCGTTTGGCTTCCAAGGCGGTCTGGTCGACCAATCAAGCGGCCTGGTTCGCTTCGGGGCTCGCGACTACGACCCCGCACTAGGCCGATTCACCACCATTGACCCCATTCTCTTTAACGGCGGTCAAACCAACCTCTACCAATTTGCCTACGGCGACCCCATCAATTATGCCGACCCGAGTGGTAGCGGCCCAGCAGAACCAAACACGCAAATTAACTTCGTAACCGGCGCTCGAGCCGGTGCCAAAGCATCTTATGGCAGCGTCGGCGCGTCGATTGGAATCATTTCAAGTGGATCAAAATCGGGTATTCAGCTTTCCGCTCGTTGGGGCAAGTCCGCCGGTACTTTGGTCGCGGGATCGGTCCACGGTTATGCCGGGGTATCAACCGGTGACTTCAAGACCGGAATCAGCTCATCAACGGTGACTGGTGGTATGGCCGGTGCTGGAACTTCGGGTGGAGCAACCGTAAGCGTGAATAATTTGAACGGTAATGTAACTGCAACGGGAGATCTAGGTCTCGGGGCAGGCGCAGCAGGCCACATCTCTGAGGCAGTAACTATGACATTGGAAATCCCGACCATTGAGCCACTGGTTAATGCTGGGGCTAACTTATACGCCTGGGGATACTCGTTATCCCAATAGTATCGATTGCATACGATTGAGCGGAGTTTTCCCTCGTTTCACGGTTTAGACCTTGTGCAATACCCTTAATTGTGTACAATCTGAACAATGGAGGCTTCACCGCAAGTTCCCCCCTTGTCCCATCTGCGCATCCTCGAGCTGGGTAGCTTCATCGCTGGCCCCTTTGCGGGCCAGCTACTAGGCGACCTCGGTGCCGAGATCATCAAGGTTGAGCCTCCGAAAGTCGGTGATCCGATGCGCAAATGGGGCGTCGTGCAAAACGGCGAAAGCCTGTGGTGGCCCAGCATTGCGCGCAACAAGCGCTCGGTGGCTATCGATCTTCGTCGGGAAGAAGGACGAGAGCTCATTCGCCGTCTGGCCAATGAGGTTGACGTAATTCTCGAAAACTTCCGCCCTGGCACCTTAGAAAAATGGGGTCTGTCCTACCAAGAACTTTCGGCTAGTAACCCTGGCCTTATAATCACGCACGTTTCAGGCTTCGGCCAAACCGGTCCCATGGCCTCCCAGGCCGGGTTCGGCAGTATCGGCGAAGCTATGGGTGGAATTCGCCACACCACTGGCAGCCCCGACCGCCCCGCCGCTCGAACCGGCATCAGCTTGGGTGACTCATTAGCCGCGCTTTTTGCTGTAATTGGCACTCTGGCCGCAGTGGCTGAACGCGACCGCAGCGGCAAAGGCCAAGAAGTTGACGTCGCCATCTACGAAGCCGTGGCGGCATTAATGGAAACCACCATGGCCGACTATGAACTCGCCGGCATCACTCGCACTCGAACTGGCTCCGTTTTACCCGGAGTAGCCCCTTCCAACGTTTACCCCACCGCCGATGGTGCCGATTTAGTGATCGCCGCTAACGCCGATGCTATTTTCACCCGTCTTACCGAAGCTATGGGCCAACCCGAACTAGCTAGGGATCCGCGCTTTGGCGAACATGAGAACCGGGGTGAAAACTCGGTTGTGCTTGATGAAATTATCTCCACCTGGACCTCATCCATGCCTGCCGAAGAGGTTCTAGCCAAGCTAAATGAACACAGCGTCCCAGTGGGCCGTAGTTTCACCGCACCCGATATGTTGGCCGACCCTCAATACGCAGCGCGCGAAATGGTTCTCCGCCTCACCAACTCCACGGGGATTCAGGTGCCAGCAGCTGGCATTGTGCCCAAGTTTTCACGCACTCCCGGCCAGGTTGAACACTCGGGCCCCGCCCTTGGTGCCCACACCCACGACGTGCTTGTAGGGTTAGCCAAACTTAGTTCTCGGGAACTCCACGATCTAATAAATCAAGGGATTGTGGCCACGAATAACCAGCAATAGCAGCAACAACTTGAAGTAGCACCAACAACCGGATTCACCAGTAACCAATCCTTGGGAGGGCAATAAAATGTCAGATGAGAAGCTTGAATACGGGGGCATCAACCACCTGGCGCTCGTATGCCGCGATATGGCCAAAACCGTAGATTTTTACACCAAGGTTCTTGGCATGCCTCTGATCAAGACGATTCAGATACCCGGTGGTGGACAACATTTCTTCTTCGACTGCGGTGGTGGCGACGCGGTGGCTTTCTTCTGGTTCCCAGAAGCACCAGAAGCCGCCCCCGGGGTGGCCTCAGCCGGATTCTTGCCCGGCGCGGGTCCATTGGAATCGGCAATTGGGTCAATGAACCACGTGGCCTTTGATGTCTCACCCGAAAAGATCGAAGAGTACGCCAAACGGCTCGACGAACACGGCGTGGAGCACACGGTGGTCATGAACCACGACGACTCGGAAATTGGCGTCACCCTAGAAATGCACCCAGGGGTCTTCATCCAATCGGTTTACTTCTTCGACCCCGACGGGATCTTGCTGGAGTTCGCCGCTTGGACTCGTGAGCTTACCTCCGATGACGTACGTCATGAACCAGCCACCGCCAAGCCCGCTACCGCACCAGCGGCCGTCTAGGAAGACTGCTCATGCCCCGTTTGCGCCAAGTGCCAAAAGCCGAAGTTAAAGACGACATTTCGGCCCTCATGTATGAGCGGCTGTTCGAAGGCCGCGACCCAGTTGCCGAACCCGGTACCGCCACCGGAACTCCAGGCGATTGGTGGACGGTGTTCGCGCTAGTTCCCGACGTGATGAAGCACGCGGTCCAGGGTTTTGGCCTCTACCGCGACCCAGCTCGCCTACTCGACCCAGTACTTCGCGAACTAGGACAAACCCGTGCCGGATGGACCCGCGGCAGCCAATTCGTCTATTCACAGCACTGCAAATCGTTGCGCGCCTTGGGCGTAAGCGAAGAGCGCATTGAAGCGGTGCCCCATTGGCAGGTAGCCACCTGTTTCAACCAGGTGGAGCGAGCCGTGTTGGCCTACACCGACGCCTTGGTTTACGACGGCGGACGGGTGGCCGACGAACTTTTTGCTGAACTACAAAAACACCTTAGCGATGAGGAAATTCTCGAGCTCACCTACATCACGGCGTTGTACGAAATGCACGCCGTAATGTCTCGTGCACTCAAGCTGGAATTCGACGACCGTGATGAGCCCATCGTGGAGGTTCCTGGCCCTGCCGACAGCCTGGCCCGCGACGTGGGTGCCGATATTTCCCTTCAGGAATAAGCATTTGACTACCGAAATGGCCGTTTCTAACCAGTGCATCCGCAGGTACACATGACAACCGCTGCGTCACCCAGTTCACCAGCTTCACCCCAAGTTGAACTTGTTGAAGTTTCCCCCCGTGATGGCCTTCAACTAGAAGCGGTGCTGTCTACGCACACCAAGGTTGAGCTGATAACAAAAGCCGCTCAAGCAGGCCTGCAACGGATAGAGGTGGCAAGCTTCGCCCACCCTCAACACGTACCGCAAATGGCGGATGCCGAAGCGGTGATCGAGGCGGTACGCCACTTACCAAACCTGCGAATGACCACCTTGGTTCTAAACGAGCGAGGCCTAGATCGTGCCCTTGCCATCGGTGCCCCAGAGATAAACATGGTGGTGCTAGCAACCGAAGCCTTCAGCCAACGAAATCAAGGAATGAGCCGAGCCGAAGCGGTAGCTGATTGGTTAAGATTGGCTAATCGTGCTCACAGTGCGGGCATCCGTGCTGGGGTCACCATATCAGCAGCTTTTGGATGTCCTTTTGAAGGCGAAGTAGCCCTCAACAGTGTGCTTGAGCTGGTGAAACAGGTTGCAGAAGCTAACCCCATAGAAATTTCGTTGGCCGACACTATTGGGGTTGGCGTGCCCTCACAGGTGAGCGAGATGGTGGGCCAGGTACGTGAACTCACTAATACCGCGGTGCGCTGTCATCTCCACGACACCCGCAACACTGGTGTAGCCAATTCGGTGGCCGCCCTACAAGCCGGTGCCGTGGCCCTCGACACTTCAATCGGTGGCGTGGGCGGATGTCCCTTTGCACCGGCTGCCACTGGGAACGTAGCCACCGAAGATGTGGCCTACACCTTGGGCCGCATGGGCTACGACACCGGAGTAAACCTAAACCAATTATTAGAAATTGTTCCCTGGTTTGGCCAAGAACTGGGTCGCAGCATCGGCGGTGGTGTTGCCCGAGCTGGAAATTTCCCCAGCCCGCTAACCCACACTGCCACAAGCCCCCAAATCAAGCCTCTCATGTCTTCGAACCCCAATGAAAGCAAGCCCTAGAAATGACTAAGAACAAACTATTTCAACGCTTGGGTGACATTGCGCTTTCCTCCATGTTCGTGTGGGGTGGCTATGAAGCATTAAAGAACCCTGGGCCCAGGGTGGGCATGGTTAAAGGTGCCGTCGAACTACCAAATACCGAGCTTTTAGTGCAGGCCAACGCCGTTGCCATGCTTGTTGGCGGTGCCGGGCTAGCCACCGGCATAGCTCGAAAAAAGTCGGCGCTATTACTGGCGGCCACCATTGTTCCCACCACCCTGATCGGTCATCAGTTTTGGAAAAAAGAATTTCCACACAACGTCCTTGATCGTCACCACTTCTTAAAAAACACGGCCATGTTGGGCGGCCTCATCAACGTGCTCACCAGCGAAACAACCAAAGCCCAAAACTAGAAACACCTACCACCAAATCAGCAGTAATTCACAGCCCTGATGCCAATAGGGCTAGTTCAGCAATGCCTGAACCCGACAGAGGGGAACCAAATCAAGATGCACAAACGCAAATTAATCATTCGATTGCTGCTAGCTCTGCTTGCAGTATCACTAATTGCGGGCGCTTGTAGTAGTGATTCTGAGAACACCGCCAACACCTCCACCACTCTCGGAAGTGGAGATAGCAGCAGCACTTTGTTATGAAGGAATGGAAACGCGACGACCGCACGGTGGTTGCCCGCAACGACAACTACTGGTTCAAAGCACCAAATGGTGACGCACTGCCTTGGCTCTTTCTACCGACGGAGATGTGGCCATAAAAATTATGGGTGCCTGGGAAACCGCCGAGACACTGACCGGCTTCTACTCATCTGATAGCCCCTGGTATTCACTTGAAGCTGCCAAAGCCAGCCCCACCTTCGACGGTGTCGATATGGACGCAGCCAAAGAACTGATGGACGCCTACATCAACGATCCAGCCCGATCCGATGAAAAAACTCCTGGTGATAAGGTCACTTTGGCCTATTCCTGTGTCGCGGTACCGGCTCTCATGGACTTGGCTCAGGTTCAACAAGCGGTGTGGGGCGAACTTGGTGTAGAGCTTGAAATTCAGAGTGTGGAACTGGCCGCCATGACCGAACGCTTGGTGGGTTCGGCCGACACCGATCCATCTTTCAAGGGTAGCTTCCAAATCAACTGCTCGGAACAAGGTGGCGGTGCCGATGATCCACTGAGTGTGTTCCGTCGTTTCTTTGGCCCGGTTGCCACTAGCCCAAGCAACATCACTAACTACACCAACCCCGAAATTGATGAGCAGCTTGAAATCCTGCAGAAAACCACCGACTTCGCCACACGTTACGCAGCGGTCGAAAAGATCCAAACCATAGCCGCCGAAGACGTGCCTTTAATTTGGTTCTTTGTTACCCCAGCGGTTGTGGGCCACAAAGATTCCATTAACGGGGTGGCCGATTGGCAGCTTCCAAGCGGTTCCACAGGTGAAGGCACCCCCGACGCTACCGTTCGCTTCCATCAGGTTTGGTTAGAGGACTAACCCTCGCCACCGCTACCGCTACCGCCGAGACGTAAACTTCTTGGCAGCGGTACTAGTGAAAGGATGGCGGTGCTTACGCTTCGGTGTTAGTGCCGCCATCCGTGCCATTTTTGAGGGTGCTCTCTAGGTCA
This is a stretch of genomic DNA from Acidimicrobiia bacterium. It encodes these proteins:
- a CDS encoding VOC family protein, producing MSDEKLEYGGINHLALVCRDMAKTVDFYTKVLGMPLIKTIQIPGGGQHFFFDCGGGDAVAFFWFPEAPEAAPGVASAGFLPGAGPLESAIGSMNHVAFDVSPEKIEEYAKRLDEHGVEHTVVMNHDDSEIGVTLEMHPGVFIQSVYFFDPDGILLEFAAWTRELTSDDVRHEPATAKPATAPAAV
- a CDS encoding carboxymuconolactone decarboxylase family protein — translated: MPRLRQVPKAEVKDDISALMYERLFEGRDPVAEPGTATGTPGDWWTVFALVPDVMKHAVQGFGLYRDPARLLDPVLRELGQTRAGWTRGSQFVYSQHCKSLRALGVSEERIEAVPHWQVATCFNQVERAVLAYTDALVYDGGRVADELFAELQKHLSDEEILELTYITALYEMHAVMSRALKLEFDDRDEPIVEVPGPADSLARDVGADISLQE
- a CDS encoding hydroxymethylglutaryl-CoA lyase, which gives rise to MTTAASPSSPASPQVELVEVSPRDGLQLEAVLSTHTKVELITKAAQAGLQRIEVASFAHPQHVPQMADAEAVIEAVRHLPNLRMTTLVLNERGLDRALAIGAPEINMVVLATEAFSQRNQGMSRAEAVADWLRLANRAHSAGIRAGVTISAAFGCPFEGEVALNSVLELVKQVAEANPIEISLADTIGVGVPSQVSEMVGQVRELTNTAVRCHLHDTRNTGVANSVAALQAGAVALDTSIGGVGGCPFAPAATGNVATEDVAYTLGRMGYDTGVNLNQLLEIVPWFGQELGRSIGGGVARAGNFPSPLTHTATSPQIKPLMSSNPNESKP
- a CDS encoding DoxX family protein, with amino-acid sequence MTKNKLFQRLGDIALSSMFVWGGYEALKNPGPRVGMVKGAVELPNTELLVQANAVAMLVGGAGLATGIARKKSALLLAATIVPTTLIGHQFWKKEFPHNVLDRHHFLKNTAMLGGLINVLTSETTKAQN